One window from the genome of Immundisolibacter sp. encodes:
- a CDS encoding peroxiredoxin, with translation MSIKVGDKIPSVTLTQMTAEGPKPVSTDDVFAGKKVVLFAVPGAFTPLCSGQHLPGYVKLADQFKAKGVDQIVCVSVNDAFVMGAWAKDQQVGDKVLLLADGNADFAKAMGLELDGSGFGMGKRSQRYALIAEDGVVKHLGVEEGRTFEASKAETILAAL, from the coding sequence ATGAGCATCAAAGTAGGCGACAAGATTCCCTCCGTGACCCTGACGCAGATGACTGCCGAAGGCCCGAAGCCGGTTTCCACCGACGACGTGTTCGCCGGCAAGAAGGTCGTGCTGTTCGCCGTGCCGGGCGCCTTCACGCCCCTGTGCTCTGGCCAGCACCTGCCCGGCTACGTGAAGCTGGCCGACCAGTTCAAGGCCAAGGGCGTGGACCAGATCGTGTGCGTATCGGTCAACGACGCGTTCGTGATGGGCGCCTGGGCCAAGGACCAGCAGGTCGGCGACAAGGTGCTGCTGCTGGCCGACGGCAATGCCGATTTCGCCAAGGCCATGGGCCTGGAGCTGGACGGCAGCGGCTTTGGCATGGGCAAGCGCTCGCAGCGCTATGCGCTGATCGCCGAAGACGGCGTGGTCAAGCACCTGGGCGTCGAGGAAGGCCGCACCTTCGAGGCCAGCAAGGCCGAGACGATTCTGGCGGCACTGTAA
- a CDS encoding acyl-CoA dehydrogenase family protein — protein MDFAFTEDQLAIREAVSRYGSERLAPGYLQREKTGFEPGLIQEMGSLGYIAPEMPQDMGGAGLDAVTAGVIVEEIAYHDFNASYVQLMGSLCATILTRHAQPDLARAVVGQICRGEILVGLGLTEPGGGSDAANLKLRATRKGDVYVLKGEKASASFAAHMHKMVVFARTGSQEDRARGISAFLVDMDSPGISRLPYDDLGTRPVGRGSVFFDDVEVPASRMLGDENRGFGQVMAGFDYSRGLIGLQCLGAARASLEETWAYVTEREAFGRPLAKFQGVTEPLAEFETLMEACRLLCFKTLWLRDRGLPHTSEAAMVKWWAPKLAFDVIHQCLITNGHYGYSTDLPHQQRLRDVLGLQIGDGTAQIQKMIISREKVGRVAVPYA, from the coding sequence ATGGATTTCGCCTTCACTGAAGATCAGCTCGCCATCCGCGAGGCAGTCAGCCGCTACGGTTCCGAGCGCCTGGCGCCCGGCTACCTGCAGCGCGAGAAGACCGGCTTCGAGCCCGGGCTGATCCAGGAGATGGGCAGCCTGGGCTACATCGCCCCGGAAATGCCGCAGGACATGGGCGGTGCCGGGCTGGACGCCGTCACCGCGGGCGTGATCGTGGAGGAAATCGCCTACCACGACTTCAACGCCTCCTACGTGCAGCTGATGGGCTCGCTGTGCGCCACCATCCTCACCCGCCACGCGCAACCGGACCTGGCGCGCGCGGTGGTGGGACAAATCTGCCGCGGCGAAATCCTGGTCGGCCTCGGCCTGACCGAGCCGGGCGGTGGCTCGGACGCGGCGAACCTGAAACTGCGCGCCACCCGCAAGGGCGATGTCTACGTCCTGAAGGGCGAAAAAGCCTCGGCCTCGTTCGCCGCCCACATGCACAAGATGGTCGTTTTCGCCCGCACCGGCAGCCAGGAAGATCGCGCCAGGGGCATCAGCGCCTTTCTGGTCGACATGGACAGCCCCGGCATCAGCCGCCTGCCGTATGACGATCTGGGCACCCGTCCGGTCGGCCGCGGCTCGGTGTTCTTCGACGACGTGGAAGTGCCGGCCAGCCGCATGCTGGGCGACGAGAACCGCGGCTTCGGGCAGGTCATGGCCGGCTTCGACTACAGCCGCGGCCTGATCGGCCTGCAGTGCCTGGGCGCCGCCCGGGCGTCGCTGGAGGAAACCTGGGCCTACGTCACCGAGCGCGAGGCCTTCGGCCGGCCGCTGGCCAAGTTCCAGGGCGTCACCGAACCGCTGGCCGAGTTCGAGACCCTGATGGAAGCCTGCCGCCTGCTGTGCTTCAAGACCCTGTGGCTGCGCGACCGCGGCCTGCCGCACACGTCCGAGGCAGCCATGGTCAAGTGGTGGGCGCCCAAGCTGGCCTTCGATGTCATCCACCAGTGCCTGATCACCAACGGCCACTACGGCTACAGCACCGACCTGCCGCACCAGCAGCGCCTGCGGGACGTGCTGGGCCTGCAGATCGGCGACGGCACGGCGCAGATCCAGAAGATGATCATCTCGCGCGAGAAGGTCGGCCGCGTGGCGGTGCCCTATGCCTGA
- a CDS encoding enoyl-CoA hydratase/isomerase family protein: protein MPEATADSGTVVAVSRHGATIVLELARPEKFNCLSSAVHRAIEAALDAAEANPACRALLIAAQGKHFCTGADLAEVQALRAAGRFDEFIALGHRVLCRLEASPLPVIIAVQGLCLAGGLELALAGDLILAAEGAKLGDQHAQFGLVPGWGGSQRLPRRVGQARALDLMFSARWLAANEAQDWGLVAQVIPDAELRERALDYCITLATRSRPGLAAMKRLARAGADLPLADALALEQRLALEAMAGPDVDEGLAAFGERRPPRFR, encoded by the coding sequence ATGCCTGAGGCGACCGCGGATTCGGGCACCGTCGTCGCCGTCAGCCGCCACGGCGCGACGATCGTCCTGGAACTGGCCCGGCCGGAAAAATTCAATTGCCTGAGCAGCGCCGTGCACCGGGCCATCGAGGCCGCGCTCGATGCGGCCGAAGCGAACCCTGCCTGCCGGGCGCTGCTGATCGCCGCCCAGGGCAAGCACTTTTGCACCGGCGCCGATCTGGCCGAGGTGCAGGCCCTGCGCGCCGCCGGCCGCTTCGACGAATTCATCGCGCTCGGCCACCGCGTTTTGTGCCGGCTGGAGGCCTCGCCGCTGCCGGTGATCATCGCCGTGCAAGGCCTGTGCCTGGCCGGCGGCCTCGAACTGGCGCTGGCCGGCGACCTCATCCTCGCCGCCGAGGGCGCCAAGCTTGGTGACCAACACGCGCAGTTCGGACTGGTACCCGGCTGGGGCGGCAGCCAGCGTTTGCCGCGGCGGGTCGGCCAGGCGCGCGCGCTCGATCTGATGTTCTCCGCCCGCTGGCTGGCAGCGAACGAGGCGCAGGACTGGGGCCTGGTGGCACAGGTCATCCCGGACGCCGAGCTGCGCGAACGGGCGCTGGATTACTGCATCACGCTCGCCACCCGCAGCCGCCCGGGCCTGGCGGCCATGAAGCGCCTGGCCCGCGCCGGCGCCGATCTGCCGCTGGCCGACGCGCTGGCGCTGGAACAACGCCTGGCCCTGGAAGCCATGGCCGGGCCGGATGTGGACGAGGGCCTGGCGGCTTTCGGCGAGCGGCGCCCGCCACGATTCCGCTGA